In a genomic window of Punica granatum isolate Tunisia-2019 chromosome 6, ASM765513v2, whole genome shotgun sequence:
- the LOC116210561 gene encoding uncharacterized protein LOC116210561 translates to MMPPELQPRSFRPYIPSSISSPAFSSFSNGSPSFSPSQNPSPSTGSFSGGSSSSFASSRSIKGSSRFSPTAFAHNARIAIALVPCAAFLLDLGGGPVVATLTLGLMVAYILDSLSFKSGSFFGVWFSLIAAQIAFFFSSSLITTFNSVPLALLAAFLCAETNFLIGVWASLQFKWIQLENPSIVLALERLLFACVPFAASSLFTWATVSAVGMHNAAYYLMAFNCVFYWLYSIPRLSSFKAKQELKYHGGEIPDENLILGPLESCVHTLNLLFFPLLFHIASHYSVMFSSAASVSDLFLLFFIPFLFQLYASTRGALWWVSKNPQQVQSIRVVNGAVALVVVVICLEIRVIFHSFGRYIQVPPPFNYLLVTITMLGGAAGAGAYSLGEVSDDFSSIAFTALAVVVSAAGAIVVGFPIMFLPLPAVAGFYFARFFTRKSLPSYFAFVVLGSLMVAWFVMHNFWDLNIWMAGMSLKSFCKLLVASVVVALSVPGLALLPPKLHFLTEVGLISHALLLCYIENRFFSYSSIYYYGFEDEVMYPSYMVILTTFVGLAMVRRLSADHRIGPKAVWILTCLYSAKLVMLVITSKSVVWMSTILLLAISPPLLLYKDRSRTASKMKPWQGYAHAGVVALSVWFCRETIFEALRWWNGRPPSDGLLLGFCIVLTGLACVPIVALHFSHVMPAKRSLVLVVATGLLFILMQPPIPVSWTYRSDLIRAARQSADDISIYGFVASKPTWPSWLLIAAILLTLAAVTSLRSMKYIVELRTFYSIAMGIALGVYISAEFFLQAAVLHALIVITMVCTSVFVVFTHFPSASSTKLLPWVFALLVALFPVTYLLEGQVRIKSILGDGLAGDMGEEDKKLTTLLAVEGARTSLLGLYAAIFMLIALEIKYELASLMREKAVERGSGIRHSRSSQSSSSSSAFPRMRFMQHRLASNVPAFTIKRMAADGAWMPAVGNVATIMCFAICLILNVNLTGGSNRAIFFLAPILLLLNQDSDFVAGFGDKQRYFPVTLVISGYLVLTALYSIWEDVWHGNSGWGLQIGGPDWFFAVKNVALLILTFPSHILFNRYVWSYTKQADSMPLLALPLNLPSILITDVRKIQILGLLGIVYSLAQYLISRQQYISGLKYI, encoded by the exons ACGCCCGGATCGCCATCGCCCTGGTACCCTGCGCCGCCTTCCTCCTCGACCTCGGCGGCGGTCCGGTGGTCGCCACCCTGACGCTCGGCCTGATGGTGGCTTACATCCTCGATTCGCTCAGCTTCAAGTCTGGCTCCTTCTTCGGCGTCTGGTTCTCTCTCATTGCAGCTCAGATCGCCTTCTTCTTCAGTTCGTCCCTCATCACGACCTTCAACTCTGTCCCCCTCGCTTTGCTTGCAGCATTCCTCTGCGCCGAGACGAACTTTCTGATCGGCGTCTGGGCCTCGCTGCAATTCAAATGGATCCAACTCGAGAATCCATCGATAGTTCTGGCACTCGAGCGGCTCCTATTCGCATGTGTCCCATTTGCAGCCTCGTCTCTCTTCACCTGGGCCACAGTCTCCGCTGTGGGCATGCACAACGCTGCTTACTATCTCATGGCCTTCAACTGTGTGTTCTACTGGCTTTACTCTATCCCAAGGCTTTCCTCATTCAAAGCTAAGCAGGAGCTGAAGTATCACGGAGGAGAGATCCCCGACGAGAATTTAATTCTCGGGCCACTCGAGAGCTGCGTGCACACGCTAAATTTGCTGTTTTTCCCGTTGCTGTTTCACATTGCGTCTCATTACTCAGTGATGTTCTCATCGGCGGCTTCTGTCAGCGACCTGTTCTTGCTCTTCTTCATTCCATTTCTGTTCCAACTGTATGCCTCCACGAGGGGCGCTCTCTGGTGGGTCAGTAAGAACCCTCAGCAGGTACAGAGCATTCGTGTCGTAAATGGTGCTGTTGCTCTTGTGGTCGTTGTCATCTGCTTGGAGATTAGGGTCATTTTCCACTCGTTTGGGAGATATATTCAAGTGCCCCCGCCTTTTAACTATCTGCTCGTGACGATCACAATGCTTGGGGGCGCTGCGGGTGCTGGTGCCTACTCCCTTGGAGAGGTGTCTGATGATTTTAGCTCCATCGCCTTCACTGCTTTGGCTGTTGTCGTCAGTGCTGCTGGAGCAATCGTCGTGGGATTTCCCATAATG TTCCTTCCACTACCAGCAGTTGCAGGCTTTTATTTTGCACGGTTTTTTACGAGGAAGAGTCTGCCATCATACTTCGCATTCGTAGTGCTTGGGAGCTTGATGGTCGCGTGGTTTGTAATGCATAATTTTTGGGATCTGAATATATGGATGGCAGGCATGTCACTGAAATCTTTCTGTAAACTTCTAGTTGCAAGTGTTGTCGTAGCCCTGAGTGTTCCTGGTTTAGCTCTTCTACCACCAAAACTTCATTTTCTGACCGAGGTTGGTTTAATCAGCCATGCATTGCTGCTATGCTATATTGAGAATCGATTTTTCAGTTACTCCAGCATATACTATTACGGGTTTGAGGATGAGGTGATGTATCCTAGCTACATGGTTATCTTGACGACTTTTGTGGGCTTGGCTATGGTGAGAAGACTTTCTGCAGACCATCGAATTGGACCAAAAGCCGTTTGGATATTGACTTGCTTGTACTCTGCAAAGCTCGTTATGCTGGTTATCACATCAAAATCTGTAGTTTGGATGTCTACTATCCTTCTACTGGCCATTTCTCCTCCACTGCTGCTTTACAA GGATAGGTCCAGAACTGCATCAAAAATGAAACCTTGGCAAGGTTATGCGCATGCTGGTGTGGTTGCTTTATCTGTTTGGTTTTGCCGTGAAACAATCTTCGAAGCCCTCCGGTGGTGGAATGGGAGACCTCCGTCTGATggtttacttttgggtttctgTATTGTTCTGACTGGATTGGCTTGTGTACCCATTGTTGCTCTCCACTTTTCTCATGTCATG CCTGCTAAGAGGAGCTTGGTGCTTGTAGTAGCAACTGGACTACTATTTATCTTGATGCAGCCCCCAATTCCAGTCTCATGGACTTACCGGTCGGACTTAATTAGAGCAGCCCGCCAATCTGCTGACGACATTTCTATTTATGGTTTTGTGGCGTCAAAGCCCACATGGCCATCATGGTTGCTTATTGCAGCTATTCTGCTCACACTTGCTGCAGTAACATCCCTCAGATCTATGAAATACATTGTTGAATTAAGGACATTCTACTCGATAGCTATGGGAATTGCCCTCGGGGTCTATATATCTGCAGAATTCTTCCTCCAAGCTGCGGTTTTGCATGCCCTCATTGTCATCACCATGGTCTGTACCTCTGTATTCGTTGTCTTCACCCATTTCCCATCTGCTTCGAGCACAAAGCTCCTGCCTTGGGTATTTGCTTTGCTTGTGGCTCTCTTCCCAGTGACATATCTCTTGGAGGGTCAAGTGAGAATCAAGAGCATTCTTGGAGATGGTCTTGCTGGGGATATGGGAGAGGAAGACAAGAAGCTGACGACTCTTCTGGCCGTTGAGGGTGCTAGGACCTCCCTGCTCGGCCTCTATGCAGCAATATTCATGCTTATCGCTCTGGAAATTAAGTACGAATTGGCCTCATTGATGCGGGAGAAGGCAGTTGAGAGGGGCAGTGGGATCAGGCACAGTCGATCAAGTCAAAGTAGCAGCAGCTCTTCTGCTTTCCCTCGGATGAGATTCATGCAACACCGTTTGGCCTCTAATGTACCTGCCTTCACAATCAAGAGAATGGCTGCAGATGGGGCTTGGATGCCCGCAGTTGGTAATGTTGCAACCATTATGTGCTTTGCAATCTGCTTGATCTTGAACGTAAACCTCACAGGTGGATCAAATCGGGCAATCTTCTTCCTCGCGCCAATACTACTACTTCTAAACCAAGATTCAGATTTTGTTGCTGGATTTGGGGACAAGCAAAGGTACTTCCCAGTGACTCTGGTAATTTCAGGCTACTTGGTCTTGACTGCCCTATACAGCATATGGGAAGATGTGTGGCACGGGAACTCAGGCTGGGGTCTGCAGATCGGTGGACCTGACTGGTTCTTTGCTGTGAAAAATGTGGCCCTCCTCATCCTTACATTCCCAAGCCACATCCTCTTCAATCGGTACGTATGGAGTTACACGAAGCAGGCCGATTCGATGCCGCTGCTTGCCCTGCCCCTTAATCTGCCATCAATTTTGATAACCGACGTTCGGAAGATTCAGATACTGGGGCTGCTTGGGATCGTTTATTCCTTGGCACAGTATCTGATTTCTAGACAGCAATACATATCTGGACTGAAGTACATTTAG